A window of the Serratia sarumanii genome harbors these coding sequences:
- a CDS encoding glycosyltransferase: MAAVATPGHVYPMLAIARHLIAQGHQVRVMTGALFRERAEAAGASFVPFDAQVDFDYRHLEEHFPERAALPPGNAQMALALKDFFAAPIPLLDRQLRAAIAAEKTDLLMVENCFYGVLPLLQSAERPPVFGIGVTPLSYSSRDAIFYGPRIPPALLPQALTREQLVDEETRVLIDDVQQSFDAALLQAGGRALDRPFTDALIGGCERFLQLATTALEYERDDLPSGVRFVGPLRSGGQPAAEETLWEADDRRPLVIVSQGTLANVDLHQLIVPTLQALAHLPVRVLATTGGRATEGLMDALPGNARVREFISFERWLPETALLITNGGYGSINYALDSGVPLIVAGTGEDKLEAAARVVAAGCGISLHTSTPSAEQILAAATRILQQPIYRQRAALVREDYARHDGLTAIANEVAAITA; this comes from the coding sequence ATGGCGGCGGTCGCCACTCCGGGGCACGTCTACCCGATGTTAGCCATCGCTCGCCACCTGATTGCCCAAGGGCATCAGGTGCGGGTGATGACCGGCGCGCTGTTTCGCGAACGCGCCGAGGCGGCGGGCGCGAGCTTCGTGCCGTTCGACGCGCAGGTGGATTTCGATTACCGCCACCTGGAAGAGCACTTCCCCGAGCGCGCCGCGCTGCCGCCGGGCAATGCGCAGATGGCGCTGGCGCTGAAGGATTTCTTCGCCGCGCCGATCCCGTTGCTGGATCGGCAGCTGCGTGCGGCCATCGCCGCCGAAAAGACCGATCTGCTGATGGTGGAGAACTGCTTCTACGGCGTGCTGCCGCTGCTGCAGTCCGCTGAGCGGCCGCCGGTCTTCGGTATCGGCGTTACGCCGCTGTCGTATTCTTCGCGCGATGCTATTTTTTATGGCCCGCGTATCCCGCCGGCGCTGCTGCCGCAGGCGTTGACCCGTGAGCAACTGGTGGATGAGGAAACGCGCGTGCTGATCGATGACGTGCAGCAGAGCTTCGATGCGGCGCTGCTGCAGGCGGGCGGGCGGGCGCTGGATCGCCCGTTCACCGACGCGCTGATCGGCGGCTGCGAGCGTTTCCTGCAGCTGGCTACCACGGCGCTGGAATATGAGCGTGACGATCTGCCGAGCGGCGTGCGATTCGTCGGCCCGCTGCGCAGCGGCGGCCAGCCAGCGGCGGAAGAGACGCTGTGGGAGGCGGACGATCGTCGGCCGCTGGTGATCGTGTCTCAGGGCACGCTGGCCAATGTCGATCTGCATCAGCTGATCGTGCCGACGCTGCAAGCGCTGGCGCATCTGCCGGTGCGGGTGCTGGCCACCACCGGCGGACGGGCGACGGAAGGGCTGATGGACGCGCTGCCGGGCAATGCCAGAGTGCGGGAGTTTATCTCCTTCGAACGCTGGCTGCCGGAGACGGCGCTGCTGATCACCAACGGCGGTTACGGCTCGATCAACTATGCGCTGGACAGCGGCGTGCCGCTGATCGTCGCCGGCACCGGCGAGGACAAGCTGGAGGCGGCCGCGCGCGTGGTGGCCGCTGGCTGCGGCATCAGCCTGCACACCAGCACGCCAAGCGCCGAACAGATCCTGGCGGCGGCGACGCGCATTCTGCAGCAGCCGATCTATCGGCAACGTGCGGCGCTGGTGCGTGAGGACTATGCCCGCCACGACGGGCTGACGGCGATCGCCAACGAAGTGGCCGCCATTACCGCCTGA
- the kefF gene encoding glutathione-regulated potassium-efflux system oxidoreductase KefF, producing MILIIYAHPYPRHSHANQRLLQAVRDLPEVEVRSLYELYPDFNIDINAEQRALERADLVVLQHPMQWYSFPPLLKLWIDKVLEHGWAYGHDGNALVGKDCLWAVTSGGDEHHFELGDFPNFAALAQPLQATAIYCGMNWQPYFAVHNTFTCNEPALLAAGEAYRQRLVDYLMEHAEAETREASHG from the coding sequence ATGATTCTGATAATTTACGCTCACCCGTATCCCCGGCATTCGCATGCCAATCAGCGCCTGCTGCAGGCGGTGAGGGATCTCCCCGAGGTAGAGGTGCGCTCGCTGTATGAGCTGTACCCCGATTTCAATATCGATATCAACGCCGAGCAGCGGGCGCTGGAGCGCGCCGACCTGGTGGTGCTGCAGCATCCGATGCAGTGGTACAGCTTCCCGCCGCTGTTGAAGCTGTGGATCGACAAAGTGCTGGAGCACGGCTGGGCCTACGGCCACGACGGCAACGCGCTGGTGGGTAAAGACTGCCTGTGGGCGGTGACCAGCGGCGGCGACGAGCACCACTTCGAGCTGGGCGACTTTCCCAACTTTGCTGCGCTGGCGCAGCCGCTGCAGGCCACGGCGATCTACTGCGGCATGAACTGGCAACCCTATTTTGCCGTACATAATACTTTTACCTGCAACGAACCGGCGCTGCTCGCCGCCGGCGAAGCCTACCGGCAGCGGTTGGTCG
- the ispH gene encoding 4-hydroxy-3-methylbut-2-enyl diphosphate reductase: MQILLANPRGFCAGVDRAISIVERALELYGAPIYVRHEVVHNRYVVDSLRERGAVFIEEIAEVPDGSILIFSAHGVSQAVRAEAKARDLTMLFDATCPLVTKVHMEVARASRRGTEAILIGHAGHPEVEGTMGQYSNPQGGMYLVESPEDVWKLQVKDENNLCFMTQTTLSVDDTSDVIDALRQRFPKIIGPRKDDICYATTNRQEAVRNLAGDADVVLVVGSKNSSNSNRLAELAQRVGKPAYLIDSAADIQESWLSEARNIGVTAGASAPDVLVQEVISRLKALGGLDVHEISGREENIVFEVPKELRVDVRQID; this comes from the coding sequence ATGCAAATATTGCTGGCTAACCCGCGCGGCTTCTGCGCCGGGGTTGATCGTGCGATCAGCATCGTGGAACGCGCGCTGGAGCTGTATGGCGCGCCGATCTACGTGCGGCATGAAGTGGTGCACAACCGCTACGTGGTCGACAGCCTGCGTGAGCGCGGCGCGGTGTTTATCGAAGAGATCGCGGAAGTGCCGGACGGCTCTATCCTGATCTTCTCGGCGCACGGCGTTTCTCAGGCGGTGCGTGCCGAAGCCAAGGCGCGCGATCTGACCATGCTGTTCGACGCCACTTGCCCGCTGGTGACCAAGGTGCATATGGAAGTAGCGCGCGCCAGCCGCCGCGGCACCGAAGCGATCCTGATCGGCCACGCCGGGCACCCGGAGGTGGAAGGCACCATGGGCCAGTACAGCAACCCGCAGGGTGGCATGTACCTGGTCGAATCGCCGGAAGACGTGTGGAAGCTGCAGGTGAAAGACGAAAACAACCTGTGCTTCATGACGCAGACCACGCTGTCGGTGGATGATACCTCGGACGTGATCGACGCCTTGCGTCAGCGTTTCCCGAAAATTATCGGGCCACGTAAGGATGATATCTGCTACGCCACCACCAACCGTCAGGAAGCGGTGCGCAACCTGGCCGGCGATGCGGACGTGGTGCTGGTGGTGGGGTCGAAGAACTCCTCCAACTCCAACCGTCTGGCGGAACTGGCGCAGCGCGTCGGCAAACCGGCTTATCTGATCGACTCGGCGGCGGATATTCAGGAAAGCTGGCTGAGCGAAGCGCGCAATATCGGCGTTACCGCCGGCGCCTCGGCACCGGACGTGCTGGTGCAGGAGGTGATCTCTCGCCTGAAAGCGCTGGGTGGCCTGGACGTGCATGAAATCAGCGGGCGTGAAGAGAACATCGTGTTTGAAGTGCCTAAAGAGCTGCGCGTGGACGTTCGTCAGATCGACTGA
- the pvcA gene encoding L-tyrosine isonitrile synthase yields MDSAQKEEISLKILRELLQYRRRFPGDDTSIAEEERRVTQVQLPRIRAFIENEQRIEFVLPAFPTKSPNTNKVIGAVPDMAERLSLIFLNSLCQRIQLYYPPGAHIVICSDGHVFGDLIRVSDEAINHYQREIESLLHEVGATHLSVFNLGDVKGLAEHTDDYDLLRRLLVEGYAESEEAIKQQLMQDEQGLLLYRAITRFLYEDSQLPGYSGSNAALQKDAKQRACGVIQRSWAWGNLLAQHFPAAIRLSIHPQPADSLKMGIHMMPTKDDWLTPWHGVAANVNGQFVLMKRKDAQSLDGELVEIRGTPSHYLIEQPQMA; encoded by the coding sequence GTGGACAGCGCTCAGAAAGAAGAAATATCGTTAAAAATCCTACGTGAATTATTGCAATACCGCCGCCGCTTCCCCGGCGACGATACCTCGATTGCCGAAGAAGAACGGCGGGTCACTCAGGTGCAATTGCCGCGCATTCGGGCATTCATTGAAAACGAGCAACGTATCGAATTCGTGCTGCCGGCCTTTCCCACCAAGTCGCCCAACACCAACAAGGTGATCGGCGCGGTGCCGGACATGGCGGAGCGGCTGTCGCTGATCTTCCTCAACTCGCTGTGCCAGCGCATTCAACTCTATTACCCGCCGGGGGCGCATATCGTTATCTGCTCCGACGGCCACGTGTTCGGCGATCTGATCCGCGTCAGCGATGAAGCGATCAACCACTATCAGCGTGAGATTGAAAGCCTGCTGCATGAAGTGGGCGCGACGCACCTGAGCGTGTTCAACCTCGGCGACGTCAAAGGCCTGGCGGAACATACCGATGATTACGATCTGCTGCGCCGGCTGTTGGTGGAGGGCTATGCCGAATCGGAAGAGGCGATCAAGCAACAGCTGATGCAGGACGAACAGGGCCTCTTGCTGTACCGCGCCATCACGCGCTTCCTGTATGAAGACAGCCAGCTGCCGGGCTACAGCGGTTCCAACGCCGCGCTGCAGAAAGACGCCAAACAACGTGCCTGCGGCGTGATCCAGCGCAGCTGGGCCTGGGGCAACCTGCTGGCGCAGCATTTTCCGGCGGCGATCCGCCTGTCGATTCACCCGCAGCCGGCCGACAGCCTGAAAATGGGCATCCACATGATGCCGACCAAAGACGACTGGCTGACGCCGTGGCACGGCGTGGCGGCCAACGTGAACGGCCAGTTCGTGCTGATGAAGCGTAAAGACGCGCAGAGCCTGGACGGCGAACTGGTGGAGATCCGCGGCACGCCGAGCCATTACCTGATCGAACAACCGCAGATGGCCTGA
- the carA gene encoding glutamine-hydrolyzing carbamoyl-phosphate synthase small subunit — MIKSALLVLEDGTQFHGRAIGAEGTAVGEVVFNTSMTGYQEILTDPSYSRQIVTLTYPHIGNVGTNASDEESSAVHAQGLVIRDLPLIASNYRNEESLSDYLKRHNIVAIADIDTRKLTRLLREKGAQNGCIIAADSPDAALALAKAQGFPGLKGMDLAKEVTTQEAYSWQQGSWTLEGDLPEAKTAAELPFHVVAYDYGAKRNILRMLVDRGCRLTVVPAQTPADDVLKMNPDGIFLSNGPGDPEPCDYAIAAIKQFLETDIPVFGICLGHQLLALASGAKTMKMKLGHHGGNHPVKDLDNNTVMITAQNHGFAVDENNLPANLRVTHKSLFDHTVQGIHRTDKAAFSFQGHPEASPGPHDAAPLFDHFIELIETYRSNAK; from the coding sequence TTGATAAAGTCAGCGCTATTGGTTCTGGAAGACGGAACCCAATTCCACGGTCGGGCCATCGGGGCAGAGGGAACGGCAGTGGGGGAAGTGGTCTTCAATACGTCGATGACCGGTTATCAAGAAATCCTCACTGATCCTTCCTATTCCCGCCAGATCGTTACTCTTACTTATCCTCATATCGGCAATGTCGGCACCAATGCTTCCGACGAAGAATCCTCCGCAGTACACGCCCAAGGCCTCGTCATTCGTGACCTCCCGCTGATCGCCAGCAACTACCGCAACGAAGAAAGCCTGTCCGACTACCTCAAGCGTCACAACATCGTGGCGATCGCCGATATCGATACCCGTAAATTAACCCGCCTGCTGCGCGAGAAGGGCGCCCAGAACGGCTGCATCATCGCCGCCGACTCGCCGGACGCCGCGCTGGCCCTGGCCAAGGCGCAAGGTTTCCCGGGGTTGAAGGGCATGGATCTGGCGAAAGAGGTCACCACCCAAGAGGCTTACAGCTGGCAGCAAGGCAGCTGGACGCTTGAAGGCGACCTGCCCGAAGCCAAAACCGCCGCGGAGTTGCCGTTCCACGTGGTGGCTTACGACTACGGCGCCAAGCGCAACATCCTGCGCATGCTGGTGGATCGCGGCTGCCGCCTGACCGTGGTGCCGGCGCAGACCCCGGCCGACGACGTGCTGAAAATGAATCCGGACGGCATCTTCCTGTCCAACGGCCCGGGCGACCCGGAGCCGTGCGACTACGCCATCGCCGCCATCAAACAGTTCCTGGAAACCGACATCCCGGTGTTCGGCATCTGCCTGGGCCACCAGCTGCTGGCGCTGGCCAGCGGGGCGAAAACCATGAAGATGAAGCTCGGCCACCACGGCGGCAACCACCCGGTGAAGGATCTGGACAACAACACCGTGATGATCACCGCGCAGAACCACGGCTTCGCCGTCGATGAAAACAACCTGCCGGCGAACCTGCGCGTCACGCACAAATCGCTGTTCGACCACACGGTGCAGGGCATTCACCGCACCGACAAGGCGGCGTTCAGCTTCCAGGGTCACCCGGAAGCCAGCCCAGGCCCGCACGATGCCGCGCCGCTGTTCGATCACTTTATCGAACTGATTGAGACTTACCGTTCTAACGCCAAATAA
- the carB gene encoding carbamoyl-phosphate synthase large subunit, producing the protein MPKRTDIKSILILGAGPIVIGQACEFDYSGAQACKALREEGYRVILVNSNPATIMTDPEMADATYIEPIHWEVVRKIIEKERPDAVLPTMGGQTALNCALELERQGVLAEFGVTMIGATADAIDKAEDRRRFDVAMKKIGLDTARSGIAHTMEEALAVAADVGFPCIIRPSFTMGGTGGGIAYNREEFEEICERGLDLSPTNELLIDESLIGWKEYEMEVVRDKNDNCIIVCSIENFDAMGIHTGDSITVAPAQTLTDKEYQIMRNASMAVLREIGVETGGSNVQFSVNPKTGRLIVIEMNPRVSRSSALASKATGFPIAKIAAKLAVGYTLDELMNDITGGRTPASFEPSIDYVVTKIPRFNFEKFAGANDRLTTQMKSVGEVMAIGRTQQESLQKALRGLEVGATGFDPKVSLDDPEALTKIRRELKDAGSDRIWYIADAFRAGLSVDGVFNLTNIDRWFLVQIEELVRLEEQVADAGINGLNKAFLRTLKRKGFADARLAKLAGVAESEIRKLRHSHGLHPVYKRVDTCAAEFATDTAYMYSTYEEECESNPTNDRPKVMVLGGGPNRIGQGIEFDYCCVHASLALREDGYETIMVNCNPETVSTDYDTSDRLYFEPVTLEDVLEIVRIEKPKGVIVQYGGQTPLKLARELEAAGVPIIGTSPDAIDRAEDRERFQQAVNRLGLKQPANATVTAIEQAVEKAAGIGYPLVVRPSYVLGGRAMEIVYDETDLRRYFQTAVSVSNDAPVLLDRFLDDAVEVDVDAICDGERVLIGGIMEHIEQAGVHSGDSACSLPAYTLSQEIQDVMRRQVEKLAFELQVRGLMNVQFAVKDNEVYLIEVNPRAARTVPFVSKATGVPLAKVAARVMAGKTLVEQGVTEEIIPPYYSVKEVVLPFNKFPGVDPILGPEMRSTGEVMGVGRTFAEAFSKAMLGSNSGMKKQGRALLSVREGDKARVVDLAASLLKQGFELDATHGTAVVLGEAGINPRLVNKVHEGRPHIQDRIKNGEYTYIVNTTAGRQAIEDSKLIRRSALQYKVHYDTTLNGGFATAMALKADPTEQVTSVQEMHARIGK; encoded by the coding sequence ATGCCAAAACGTACAGACATAAAAAGCATCCTGATCCTCGGCGCTGGCCCGATCGTTATCGGCCAGGCGTGTGAGTTCGACTACTCGGGTGCCCAGGCGTGTAAAGCGCTGCGCGAAGAGGGTTACCGCGTCATTCTGGTCAACTCCAACCCGGCGACCATCATGACCGACCCGGAAATGGCCGACGCGACCTACATCGAGCCGATCCACTGGGAAGTGGTGCGCAAGATCATCGAAAAAGAGCGCCCGGATGCGGTGCTGCCGACCATGGGCGGCCAGACGGCGCTGAACTGCGCGCTGGAGCTGGAGCGTCAGGGCGTGCTGGCCGAGTTCGGCGTGACCATGATCGGCGCCACCGCCGATGCGATCGACAAGGCCGAAGACCGTCGCCGTTTCGACGTGGCGATGAAGAAAATCGGTCTGGATACCGCGCGTTCCGGCATTGCGCACACCATGGAAGAAGCGCTGGCGGTCGCCGCTGACGTCGGCTTCCCGTGCATCATCCGCCCTTCCTTTACCATGGGCGGCACCGGCGGCGGCATCGCCTACAACCGCGAAGAGTTCGAAGAGATCTGCGAACGTGGCCTGGATCTGTCGCCGACCAACGAGCTGCTGATCGATGAATCGCTGATCGGTTGGAAAGAGTACGAGATGGAGGTAGTGCGCGATAAGAACGACAACTGCATCATCGTCTGCTCCATCGAAAACTTCGACGCCATGGGCATCCACACCGGCGACTCGATCACCGTCGCACCGGCGCAGACCCTGACCGACAAGGAATACCAAATCATGCGCAACGCCTCGATGGCGGTGCTGCGTGAGATCGGCGTGGAAACCGGCGGCTCCAACGTGCAGTTCTCGGTCAACCCGAAAACCGGCCGCCTGATCGTTATCGAAATGAACCCGCGCGTGTCGCGCTCTTCGGCGCTGGCGTCGAAAGCCACCGGCTTCCCTATCGCCAAGATCGCCGCCAAGCTGGCGGTGGGTTACACCCTCGATGAGCTGATGAACGACATCACCGGCGGCCGCACCCCGGCATCGTTCGAACCGTCCATCGACTACGTCGTGACCAAGATCCCGCGCTTCAACTTCGAGAAGTTCGCCGGCGCCAACGACCGTCTGACCACCCAGATGAAATCGGTCGGCGAAGTGATGGCCATCGGCCGCACCCAGCAGGAGTCGCTGCAAAAAGCGCTGCGCGGCCTGGAAGTGGGCGCCACCGGCTTCGACCCGAAAGTGAGCCTGGACGATCCGGAAGCGCTGACCAAAATCCGCCGCGAGCTGAAAGACGCCGGCTCTGACCGCATCTGGTACATCGCCGACGCCTTCCGCGCCGGTCTGTCGGTTGACGGCGTCTTCAACCTGACCAACATCGACCGCTGGTTCCTGGTGCAGATTGAAGAGCTGGTGCGCCTGGAAGAGCAGGTGGCCGACGCGGGCATCAACGGCCTGAACAAAGCGTTCCTGCGTACCCTGAAGCGCAAGGGCTTCGCCGACGCGCGTCTGGCCAAGCTGGCCGGCGTCGCCGAGAGCGAAATTCGCAAGCTGCGCCACAGCCACGGCCTGCATCCGGTGTACAAGCGCGTGGATACCTGCGCGGCGGAATTCGCCACCGACACCGCCTACATGTACTCCACCTATGAAGAAGAGTGCGAGTCCAACCCGACCAACGACCGGCCGAAAGTGATGGTGCTGGGCGGCGGGCCGAACCGTATCGGCCAGGGCATCGAGTTCGACTACTGCTGCGTGCACGCCTCGCTGGCGCTGCGCGAAGACGGCTACGAGACCATCATGGTCAACTGCAACCCGGAAACCGTCTCCACCGACTACGACACCTCCGACCGTCTGTATTTCGAGCCGGTAACGCTGGAAGACGTGCTGGAAATCGTGCGCATCGAGAAGCCGAAGGGCGTGATCGTGCAGTACGGCGGCCAGACCCCGCTGAAGCTGGCGCGTGAGCTGGAAGCCGCGGGCGTGCCGATCATCGGCACCAGCCCGGACGCCATCGACCGCGCCGAAGACCGCGAGCGCTTCCAGCAGGCGGTTAACCGTCTGGGCCTGAAGCAGCCGGCCAACGCCACCGTCACCGCCATCGAGCAGGCGGTGGAGAAGGCGGCGGGCATCGGCTATCCGCTGGTGGTACGCCCTTCCTACGTGCTGGGCGGCCGGGCGATGGAAATCGTCTATGACGAAACCGACCTGCGCCGTTACTTCCAGACTGCGGTCAGCGTGTCCAACGATGCGCCGGTGCTGCTGGACCGCTTCCTGGACGACGCGGTGGAAGTGGACGTCGACGCCATCTGCGACGGCGAGCGCGTGCTGATTGGCGGCATCATGGAGCACATCGAGCAGGCGGGCGTGCACTCCGGCGACTCCGCGTGTTCGCTGCCGGCGTACACCCTGAGCCAGGAAATTCAGGACGTGATGCGTCGCCAGGTGGAAAAACTGGCGTTCGAGCTGCAGGTACGCGGCCTGATGAACGTGCAGTTCGCGGTGAAAGACAACGAAGTCTACCTGATTGAAGTCAACCCGCGCGCCGCGCGCACCGTGCCGTTCGTCTCCAAAGCGACCGGCGTGCCGTTGGCCAAGGTGGCCGCGCGCGTAATGGCGGGCAAAACGCTGGTCGAGCAGGGCGTGACCGAAGAAATTATCCCGCCGTACTACTCGGTGAAAGAAGTGGTGCTGCCGTTCAACAAATTCCCGGGCGTCGACCCGATTCTGGGGCCGGAAATGCGCTCTACCGGGGAAGTGATGGGCGTGGGCCGCACCTTTGCGGAAGCCTTCTCCAAAGCGATGCTGGGCAGCAACTCGGGCATGAAGAAGCAGGGCCGCGCGCTGCTGTCGGTGCGTGAAGGCGACAAGGCTCGCGTGGTCGATTTGGCCGCCAGCCTGCTGAAGCAAGGCTTCGAGCTGGACGCCACCCACGGCACCGCGGTGGTGCTGGGCGAAGCGGGCATCAACCCGCGCTTGGTCAACAAGGTGCACGAAGGGCGTCCGCACATTCAGGATCGTATCAAGAACGGTGAGTACACCTACATCGTCAACACCACGGCCGGTCGTCAGGCGATTGAGGACTCCAAGCTGATTCGCCGCAGCGCCCTGCAGTACAAGGTGCACTACGACACCACGTTGAACGGCGGCTTCGCCACCGCGATGGCGCTGAAAGCGGATCCGACCGAGCAGGTGACGTCGGTGCAGGAAATGCACGCGCGCATCGGCAAGTAA
- the dapB gene encoding 4-hydroxy-tetrahydrodipicolinate reductase: MSDTQIRIAIAGAGGRMGRQLIQAVQQAEGVVLGAALSRPGSSLIGVDAGELAGIGALGVKVSDSLEKVANEFDILIDFTRPESTRGYLDFCVAHHKAMVIGTTGFDDAGKQAIRDAAQHIGIVFAANFSVGVNLVLKLLEKAAQVMGDYTDIEIVEAHHRHKVDAPSGTALAMGEAIAGALGRDLKSCAVYAREGHTGERDPKSIGFATIRAGDIVGEHTAMFADIGERVEITHKASSRMTFASGAVRAASWLHNRDKGLFDMRDVLNLDQL; the protein is encoded by the coding sequence ATGAGTGATACACAAATCCGCATTGCGATTGCGGGCGCCGGCGGCCGGATGGGCCGTCAGTTGATCCAGGCGGTGCAGCAGGCGGAAGGCGTGGTATTGGGGGCGGCGCTGTCGCGCCCGGGTTCCAGCCTGATCGGCGTCGACGCCGGTGAGCTGGCGGGCATTGGCGCGCTGGGCGTCAAGGTGAGCGACAGTCTGGAGAAGGTGGCGAACGAGTTCGATATTTTGATCGACTTCACCCGCCCGGAAAGCACCCGGGGCTACCTGGATTTTTGCGTGGCGCACCACAAGGCGATGGTGATTGGCACTACCGGCTTCGATGACGCCGGCAAGCAGGCGATCCGCGATGCGGCGCAGCATATCGGCATCGTGTTCGCCGCCAACTTCAGCGTCGGCGTCAACCTGGTGCTGAAACTGCTGGAGAAGGCCGCGCAGGTGATGGGCGACTATACCGATATCGAAATCGTTGAGGCGCACCACCGCCACAAAGTGGATGCGCCGTCGGGCACGGCGTTGGCCATGGGCGAAGCGATCGCCGGCGCGCTGGGGCGCGATCTGAAAAGCTGCGCGGTCTATGCGCGCGAAGGCCATACCGGCGAGCGCGATCCGAAAAGCATCGGCTTTGCCACCATTCGCGCCGGCGACATCGTTGGCGAGCACACCGCGATGTTCGCCGACATCGGTGAACGGGTGGAAATCACCCATAAAGCCTCTAGCCGTATGACTTTTGCCAGCGGCGCGGTGCGCGCGGCTTCCTGGTTACATAACCGTGATAAAGGTCTGTTTGATATGCGCGACGTGTTGAATTTGGACCAATTATAA
- a CDS encoding LysR family transcriptional regulator gives MSNILKRMAIFSKVVDCGAFSMAAKELGMTTSAVSQHIRQLEEHLGIQLLLRSTRSLSLTEAGLCFYEDCLLMIHAAERGQQRIAALRGELVGELRVATSTEFATHYLVPALQSFLDEHPRLTLRLEIHDEKIDLITQRIDLAIRGGVLADSSYVSTRLARCREVLCASPAYLAHHGVPDSPQALTHHQWVTFTPLGNPQFVRLIHRNGGEHRMRMTGRLFTNSGMAMKELALTGKGIIRNFFANVERELRSGELIEILPDWRLPEINCYAIMPRREIQPLKVRRLLEHMKLYLQEKGLSPVEHIRQE, from the coding sequence ATGAGCAATATTTTAAAACGCATGGCCATTTTCTCAAAAGTGGTCGATTGCGGCGCATTCAGCATGGCGGCAAAAGAATTGGGCATGACGACTTCCGCCGTCAGCCAGCATATTCGCCAGTTGGAAGAACATCTGGGCATTCAATTACTGCTGCGCTCGACGCGCTCATTGAGTCTGACCGAAGCCGGATTGTGCTTTTATGAAGATTGCCTGCTGATGATCCACGCCGCCGAACGTGGCCAACAACGGATCGCCGCACTGCGCGGCGAACTGGTCGGTGAGCTGCGCGTCGCCACCTCCACCGAATTCGCCACTCACTATCTGGTGCCGGCGCTGCAAAGTTTTCTCGACGAACATCCCCGTCTCACGCTGCGGCTGGAAATTCACGATGAGAAGATAGATCTCATCACGCAGCGCATCGATCTGGCGATACGCGGCGGCGTGCTGGCCGACTCCAGCTACGTTTCCACGCGGCTGGCGCGCTGCCGCGAAGTGCTGTGCGCCTCGCCGGCCTACCTGGCGCATCACGGCGTGCCGGATTCGCCACAGGCGCTGACGCACCACCAATGGGTCACCTTTACGCCGCTCGGCAACCCGCAGTTTGTCCGCCTGATCCATCGCAACGGCGGTGAACACCGCATGCGTATGACCGGGCGCTTGTTCACCAACAGCGGTATGGCGATGAAGGAGTTGGCGCTGACCGGCAAGGGTATCATTCGCAATTTCTTCGCCAACGTTGAACGTGAATTGCGCAGCGGCGAGCTGATTGAAATATTGCCCGATTGGCGGTTACCGGAAATTAATTGCTATGCCATTATGCCGCGCAGGGAGATCCAGCCATTAAAAGTCAGACGATTGCTTGAACATATGAAACTCTATTTGCAGGAGAAGGGATTAAGCCCCGTAGAACATATTCGGCAGGAATAA
- a CDS encoding TauD/TfdA dioxygenase family protein produces the protein MNNQPLNCHIQPNTPFGAILTPQHPGQKIGELPVAALRALAQEHHLLVLRGFDSGFSEAEVLTRYAEQWGEIMMWPFGAVLDVKEHPDAKDHIFDSSYVPLHWDGMYKPTIPEFQLFHCVAAPSPDEGGCTTFVDTTRLLANADEALLDQWLSISITYRIKQVVHYGGEVCSPLVVQHPNGRGLIMRYNEPPTEGKKFLNQHALEYHGVPEHQQEQFHHTLQQHLYDPRHYYAHQWQQGDVVVADNFSLLHGREGFTARSARHLQRVHIQSNPVCANLALKPANAEA, from the coding sequence ATGAACAACCAACCGCTTAATTGCCATATTCAACCGAATACCCCGTTTGGCGCGATCCTGACGCCGCAGCATCCGGGGCAAAAGATCGGCGAGCTGCCGGTGGCGGCGCTGCGGGCGCTGGCGCAGGAACACCACTTGCTGGTGCTGCGCGGATTCGACTCGGGTTTCAGCGAGGCGGAAGTTCTGACTCGCTACGCTGAGCAGTGGGGCGAGATCATGATGTGGCCGTTCGGCGCGGTGCTGGACGTGAAGGAGCATCCGGACGCCAAGGATCATATCTTCGACAGCAGCTACGTCCCGCTGCACTGGGATGGCATGTATAAGCCGACCATCCCCGAGTTCCAGCTGTTCCACTGCGTGGCGGCGCCGTCGCCGGACGAAGGCGGATGCACCACCTTCGTCGACACCACGCGGCTGTTGGCCAATGCGGACGAAGCGCTGCTGGATCAGTGGCTGTCGATCTCGATCACCTACCGCATCAAGCAAGTGGTGCATTACGGCGGCGAAGTCTGTTCGCCGCTGGTGGTGCAGCACCCGAACGGCAGGGGCTTAATCATGCGCTACAATGAACCGCCGACGGAAGGAAAAAAATTCCTCAATCAACATGCGCTGGAATACCACGGCGTGCCGGAACACCAGCAGGAACAGTTCCACCACACTCTGCAGCAGCACCTGTACGATCCGCGTCACTATTATGCCCACCAATGGCAACAGGGCGACGTGGTGGTGGCGGACAACTTCTCGCTGCTGCATGGCCGTGAGGGCTTTACCGCCCGTTCCGCGCGTCATTTGCAGCGCGTGCATATTCAGAGCAACCCGGTGTGTGCCAATCTGGCGCTGAAGCCGGCCAACGCAGAAGCGTAA